The genomic interval TGTGGCGATACGCAGTATTTGCATGAAGCACGCCAAGGTGCATTTCCGATTTTTTGTAAAAAAGCTTATTATTTATGCAGGATGGGCCACTCGTCAGAAGTCAGAAGTCAGAAGTCCGCGAAAAACTCTGATCTCTGATCTCTGACCTCTGATCTCTGACTTCTATATTCTCTTTTCATCCTACTAAAATGACGGGTTACAAAAAATCGGGAATACTCCCCGCGCCCCGCCAGCGGGGGGACATAGTTTGAATCCGGATCATTGCCCCTCTGCCCCCTCGCTGTTTCCCTTTTTTGGAAGCACTTGAATTAACTATTGTTTTGCATTAAAATAACGCCATTATTTTACTTCTTATAACCGCACCGATTAAAGTGAAGACAGAAAAATGAATTTTTCAAAACCAAAGAAGAAACAGAAAGGTGTGATAATACAGGATATTGGCAAAGAAGTAGTCCTTCGTAATGTTGATGAAAAAACGATTCATGTACTCAATACTACGGCAAGGATTATATGGGAACTTTGCGATGGCGAGCATACCATCGGGGATATGGAACGTCAATTAAGAGAAACGTTTTCCATACCCGACGATACAAACATTTGCAACGATATAGTAAATACGCTGACTGTCCTGGCAGAAAAAGGCATGTTGGAGGAATTATAAAGAAAATACTATTTTGTAATACTTTAGTTTTTTGAAAATATTGAAATCCATAAACATTTAATGTAGTAGCAAGGCACGCCTTGCCGCTACA from Candidatus Kuenenia stuttgartiensis carries:
- a CDS encoding PqqD family protein, which gives rise to MNFSKPKKKQKGVIIQDIGKEVVLRNVDEKTIHVLNTTARIIWELCDGEHTIGDMERQLRETFSIPDDTNICNDIVNTLTVLAEKGMLEEL